From a single Miscanthus floridulus cultivar M001 chromosome 8, ASM1932011v1, whole genome shotgun sequence genomic region:
- the LOC136468615 gene encoding uncharacterized protein — protein MLRKPCPYHQGPVKHTLEECTMLRCYYAKLRLPNDDAKKRGIGDRDDGFLEEVLTFEVVGFKGTYHAILGWPCYAKFMAVPNYTYLKLNMSGPNGVITVESMYEHAYDYDIECIEYVEALVEAETLIDLDRLGSEAPDSKRRARTFEPTKAVKLVPVDPTSSNDRALRISATLDSK, from the exons ATGCTTAGGAAACCTTGCCCTTACcatcagggcccggtgaagcacacccttgaagagtgcaccatgctccggtgttattacgccaagctcaggctccccaatgacgatgccaagaagaggggcatCGGTGACAGGGACGACGGGTTCCTTGAG gaggtcctcaccttcgaggtggttgggttcaaggggacctaccacgccatcctaggatggccatgctacgccaagttcatggcagtccccaattacacctacctcaagctcaataTGTCGGGTCCCAACGGTGTCATCACAGTCGagtccatgtacgagcatgcatacgactacgacatcGAATGTATCGAGTACGTCGAGGCTCTTGTGgaagccgagaccctcatcgatCTCGACCGGCTTGGTAGcgaggcacctgactccaagcgccgtgccaggactttcgagcccacaAAAGCTGTCAAGCTCGTCCCAGTCGACCCCACCAGCTccaacgaccgggcgctgaggatcagcgccaccctcgacagcaaatag